A genome region from Nitrospira sp. includes the following:
- the glgC gene encoding glucose-1-phosphate adenylyltransferase has product MAKIFTMVLAGGKGERLNPLTDQRAKPAVPFGGKYRIIDFTLSNCLNSGLRQMAVLIQYKSHSLDRHIRKGWNILNPELGEYIISVPPQQRISEEWYRGTADAVYQNLFLLDNDQPEFLLVLAGDHIYKMNYADMYNLLIEKQADAVVGAIETPLADANRFGVIAVDEDRRILSFDEKPEKPMHIPGDPTQAFVSMGIYLFRTDVVREQLIRDAKEGTKHDFGKNIIPRMIKEQRVYAFKFQDENKKAVKYWRDIGTLDAYWEANMDLVAVDPLFNLYDQEWLIRTYQGQFPPAKFVFAQDFQGGRMGVALDSIVCGGCIISGGRVQNSVLSPNVRVHDHADVRESVVMENVVIGEHARIRRAIIDKDVIIPPKTVIGFDPVADRQRFKVTDSGLVVISKGMKLHAAVDSSG; this is encoded by the coding sequence ATGGCTAAGATCTTCACCATGGTGCTGGCCGGCGGGAAAGGCGAACGCCTGAATCCCCTCACGGACCAGCGCGCGAAACCCGCGGTGCCGTTCGGCGGGAAATATCGCATCATCGATTTCACGCTCAGCAACTGCCTGAATTCCGGCCTGCGACAGATGGCCGTTCTGATCCAGTACAAATCGCATTCTCTCGACCGGCACATCCGCAAAGGATGGAACATCCTCAATCCCGAGTTGGGCGAATACATCATATCCGTCCCTCCTCAACAGCGGATCAGCGAAGAGTGGTACCGCGGCACGGCCGATGCCGTGTATCAAAACCTTTTCCTGCTCGACAACGATCAACCAGAGTTTCTGCTGGTACTGGCCGGTGATCACATCTACAAGATGAACTACGCCGACATGTACAACCTGCTGATCGAAAAGCAGGCAGACGCAGTGGTCGGCGCGATCGAAACGCCCTTGGCGGATGCCAATCGTTTCGGCGTCATCGCCGTCGATGAAGACCGGCGAATCCTGAGCTTCGACGAAAAACCGGAGAAGCCGATGCACATCCCCGGCGACCCGACTCAGGCATTCGTCTCGATGGGCATCTACCTGTTCCGCACCGATGTCGTGCGGGAACAGCTGATCCGGGACGCCAAAGAGGGCACCAAGCACGACTTTGGCAAGAACATCATTCCGCGTATGATCAAGGAGCAGCGCGTCTATGCGTTCAAGTTCCAAGACGAAAATAAGAAAGCGGTGAAGTACTGGCGGGACATCGGGACACTCGATGCCTACTGGGAAGCCAATATGGACCTCGTCGCCGTCGATCCGCTGTTCAACCTCTACGACCAGGAATGGCTGATCCGCACCTACCAGGGACAATTCCCTCCCGCCAAGTTCGTCTTTGCCCAGGACTTTCAGGGAGGCCGCATGGGCGTAGCGCTGGACTCCATCGTGTGCGGCGGCTGCATCATTTCCGGCGGCCGTGTGCAGAACTCGGTGCTCTCGCCGAACGTCCGGGTCCACGACCACGCCGATGTGCGCGAGTCCGTCGTCATGGAGAACGTGGTCATCGGCGAACATGCCCGCATCAGACGCGCGATCATCGACAAAGACGTGATCATTCCGCCCAAAACCGTGATCGGCTTCGACCCGGTCGCAGATCGTCAACGTTTCAAAGTCACCGACTCCGGATTGGTGGTCATCTCAAAGGGAATGAAACTGCATGCCGCCGTCGATTCATCCGGTTGA
- a CDS encoding ABC transporter ATP-binding protein encodes MATFSTPPLYPSDPSIPSIPPTIDIRGIVRRHGAVTAVDQVSFQVRRGEFFSILGPSGAGKTSVLRMLAGFEDPDEGDLLIDGQSMLGVPPNRRPVNLVFQSYALFPHLTVFDNVAFGLRMRRISSARIDEQVRRALGMVKLFGRETRMPSQLSGGEQQRVALARALVNTPAVVLLDEPLAALDQQLRQAMQVELKSIQEQAGLTCVCVTHHQEEAMMMSDRIAVMHQGRMWQVGSPREVYERPCNLFVSRFLGVSNELPGTIGSLVGEERVFRPADHEQPSVSVRIASTEQAGRSATLSLRPEHIRMAHERLSTSDPVLSGRVEKVFFAGSDTKYLVRVGRDRVWETRMASGTSQAPFTAGDPVFLHWSLADARVFFE; translated from the coding sequence ATGGCCACGTTTTCCACCCCTCCGTTGTACCCTTCTGACCCATCTATTCCCTCCATACCTCCGACGATCGATATCCGTGGGATCGTGCGCCGCCACGGTGCGGTCACGGCCGTGGATCAGGTGAGCTTCCAGGTCCGGCGTGGCGAGTTTTTTTCCATTCTCGGTCCGAGTGGAGCAGGAAAAACCTCGGTCTTGCGCATGCTGGCGGGTTTCGAAGATCCGGACGAAGGCGACCTGCTGATCGACGGGCAATCGATGCTCGGTGTGCCGCCGAATCGCCGGCCGGTGAATCTGGTGTTTCAATCCTACGCCTTATTTCCTCACCTTACCGTGTTCGACAACGTGGCCTTCGGCCTGAGGATGCGTCGCATCTCGTCCGCGCGCATCGATGAGCAGGTGCGCCGGGCCTTGGGGATGGTCAAGCTGTTTGGTAGAGAAACGCGGATGCCCTCTCAATTGTCGGGCGGCGAACAGCAACGTGTGGCTCTGGCTCGTGCCTTGGTGAACACACCGGCTGTGGTCTTGCTCGACGAACCGTTGGCGGCGTTGGATCAACAGCTGCGGCAGGCCATGCAGGTTGAGCTGAAATCTATCCAAGAGCAGGCGGGGCTGACCTGTGTCTGTGTCACGCATCATCAGGAAGAGGCGATGATGATGTCGGACCGTATTGCCGTTATGCACCAGGGGCGCATGTGGCAGGTCGGGAGCCCACGCGAGGTCTATGAGCGGCCGTGTAATTTGTTTGTGTCTCGATTTCTCGGCGTGTCGAACGAATTGCCGGGTACGATCGGATCTTTGGTCGGGGAGGAGCGCGTGTTTCGGCCGGCCGATCACGAGCAGCCATCGGTTTCCGTACGCATCGCTTCCACCGAACAGGCCGGTCGTTCAGCCACACTCTCGCTTCGGCCGGAACATATCCGGATGGCGCACGAGCGGCTGTCTACTTCCGATCCGGTACTCTCCGGCCGGGTGGAGAAGGTGTTCTTTGCCGGGAGTGACACGAAGTATTTGGTACGGGTCGGCCGTGACCGTGTATGGGAAACTAGAATGGCCTCGGGCACATCGCAGGCTCCGTTCACCGCGGGAGATCCGGTGTTTCTCCACTGGTCCTTGGCTGATGCGCGGGTATTTTTCGAGTGA
- a CDS encoding ABC transporter permease, which yields MPVRNTSSSSAPLGSACRSCWLAVPGLLWMGLFFLAPLALVFAISFASRGTYGGIVWEFTAANYLDLWHPLYGKILGQSFLYASLTTAICFVLGFPLAYMIARSPARWQPVLLLLVMLPFWTNFLVRTYAWMIVLRQDGLVNGLLLALGIVDAPLELLYTPAAVVIGLVYGYLPFMVLPLYVAVERLDPLLVEAAWDLYASRWAVFTRIVVPLTMPGIVGGCVLVFIPSIGSFITPDLLGGARSMMIGNLIQHEYLVVRDWPLGSAVSFVLMGIVTAAVGLYYRHAARAAGPLEGR from the coding sequence ATGCCTGTCCGCAACACATCATCTTCCTCCGCACCTCTTGGGTCTGCCTGCCGTTCCTGCTGGCTGGCCGTTCCCGGTCTGCTGTGGATGGGCCTGTTTTTTCTGGCGCCGCTGGCCTTGGTGTTCGCGATCAGTTTTGCCTCCCGTGGAACCTACGGCGGCATTGTATGGGAGTTCACGGCGGCGAATTATCTGGATCTGTGGCATCCCCTGTACGGCAAGATTCTCGGGCAATCGTTCTTGTACGCGAGTCTCACCACGGCGATCTGCTTCGTGCTCGGGTTTCCGCTCGCCTACATGATCGCCAGAAGTCCGGCCCGGTGGCAGCCGGTGTTGTTGCTGCTGGTGATGTTACCGTTCTGGACGAATTTTCTCGTACGAACCTACGCCTGGATGATTGTGCTGCGCCAGGACGGCCTTGTGAACGGCCTGTTGCTCGCGCTCGGAATAGTGGACGCCCCGCTTGAATTGCTGTACACACCGGCGGCCGTCGTGATCGGACTGGTATACGGGTACCTTCCCTTTATGGTGTTGCCTCTCTATGTCGCCGTGGAACGGCTGGACCCGCTCCTGGTGGAGGCGGCCTGGGATCTGTACGCCTCGCGTTGGGCGGTCTTCACGCGGATCGTGGTTCCACTCACCATGCCGGGCATCGTCGGCGGCTGTGTCCTGGTCTTCATCCCGTCGATCGGCTCGTTCATCACACCGGACCTCCTCGGCGGGGCGAGAAGCATGATGATCGGCAACCTCATTCAACACGAGTATCTGGTGGTGCGTGACTGGCCCTTGGGATCGGCGGTGTCCTTCGTGCTGATGGGGATCGTGACGGCCGCGGTGGGGTTGTATTATCGTCATGCTGCCCGGGCTGCCGGGCCGCTGGAGGGACGATGA
- a CDS encoding ABC transporter permease, whose amino-acid sequence MRRGLASLSLVSILAMLFLYGPIFVLVLYSFNTAHLSMAWRGTTLKWYVALWHDEALLAATANSLLIAVSSTIGATLLGGLMALGMERMPLRRQQLIEGGLVLPLVIPEVMMGVALMLLFVLLKMPLGLTTVILGHIAFNIPLVTIMIRARLRKLDPALGEAAADLGADSWQVFRHVTLPLLRPAIWGAVLVAFTVSLDDFLVTFFTAGPGATTLPLKVYSMIKSGVTPEINALSALLLAISMACVALSLHLQRREV is encoded by the coding sequence ATGAGGCGAGGATTGGCGAGCCTAAGCCTCGTCAGCATTCTGGCCATGCTGTTTCTCTATGGCCCCATTTTCGTGCTGGTGCTCTACTCGTTTAATACCGCCCACCTGTCGATGGCCTGGCGAGGAACGACGCTCAAGTGGTATGTCGCACTCTGGCATGACGAGGCGCTGCTCGCCGCGACTGCGAATAGCCTGCTCATTGCCGTGAGCTCGACTATCGGCGCGACCCTGCTGGGCGGGCTGATGGCGCTCGGCATGGAGCGCATGCCCCTGCGCCGGCAGCAGCTCATCGAAGGCGGGTTGGTGCTGCCGCTCGTCATTCCGGAAGTCATGATGGGCGTGGCGTTGATGCTGCTCTTCGTGCTGCTCAAGATGCCGCTTGGTCTCACCACGGTGATCCTTGGCCACATTGCGTTTAATATTCCGCTGGTCACCATCATGATCCGCGCGCGGTTACGCAAATTAGATCCGGCGTTAGGCGAGGCGGCGGCCGATCTGGGCGCGGACTCCTGGCAGGTCTTCCGGCATGTCACGTTGCCGCTCTTGCGTCCGGCGATCTGGGGCGCGGTGCTGGTGGCGTTTACGGTCTCGCTCGACGATTTTCTGGTGACGTTCTTCACGGCCGGTCCCGGCGCGACGACCCTGCCGTTGAAGGTCTATTCGATGATCAAATCCGGTGTGACGCCTGAGATCAATGCGCTGTCCGCGCTGCTGCTGGCCATTTCCATGGCCTGTGTTGCCCTCTCCCTTCATCTGCAACGCCGCGAGGTGTAA
- a CDS encoding spermidine/putrescine ABC transporter substrate-binding protein, translating to MGTRLRWLSQWGLCLICLVLTMSSCGQDSVGDPAGNRPVLHYFTWSDYVGPKLIQDFERREGVKVVIDTFSSNEELLAKLQSGATGYDVAVPSDFMVAIMIQQGLLSELDQPALPNASFLEPHLQALPFDPERRYSVPYLWGSVGIGYDSAVIPTPPDSWAILWDPRYKGRISMLNDQREVFGAVLRSMGQSMNSTDPQVIEAAKERLLQQKPLVKLYTSDHYDQLLASGEVVLAHAWGGPVARAMAERPSIRYVVPKEGATLWADCLVVLRTAPQKQLAMRFINYLMEPQVAARTSERLRFASASRPARELVSASTRNNPAVYPPLDQLGRLEWMKDVGRGIRLYDRAWTELKMQ from the coding sequence GTGGGGACTCGTCTTCGATGGTTGAGCCAATGGGGGCTGTGCCTCATCTGTTTGGTACTGACCATGTCTTCCTGCGGGCAAGATTCAGTCGGTGATCCTGCCGGGAACCGACCGGTCCTGCATTACTTCACCTGGTCCGACTATGTAGGGCCTAAGCTGATTCAGGACTTCGAACGACGCGAGGGCGTGAAGGTGGTCATCGATACCTTCAGCAGCAATGAAGAGTTGTTGGCCAAACTCCAGAGCGGAGCCACGGGGTATGATGTCGCGGTACCCTCCGATTTCATGGTGGCCATCATGATCCAGCAGGGGCTGCTGAGTGAGTTGGACCAGCCGGCGCTCCCCAACGCCTCGTTCTTGGAACCGCATTTACAAGCTCTGCCCTTCGATCCGGAGCGACGTTACTCGGTTCCGTATCTATGGGGTAGCGTGGGGATCGGATACGACTCCGCGGTGATCCCAACGCCGCCGGATAGTTGGGCGATCCTCTGGGATCCGCGTTACAAAGGCCGCATCAGTATGTTGAACGACCAGCGTGAAGTCTTCGGCGCGGTGTTGCGTTCCATGGGGCAATCGATGAACAGCACGGATCCGCAGGTGATCGAGGCGGCAAAGGAGCGGTTGCTGCAGCAGAAACCCCTGGTGAAGCTCTATACGAGTGATCATTACGATCAGTTGTTGGCTTCAGGGGAGGTGGTCCTGGCGCATGCCTGGGGAGGACCGGTGGCGAGGGCCATGGCCGAGCGGCCTTCCATTCGTTATGTGGTCCCGAAGGAAGGGGCGACTTTGTGGGCGGATTGCCTGGTGGTGCTTCGGACGGCGCCTCAGAAACAGTTAGCCATGCGTTTTATCAACTATCTCATGGAGCCTCAGGTTGCGGCGCGCACGTCGGAGCGGCTGCGTTTTGCCTCCGCTTCCCGGCCGGCCCGGGAATTGGTGAGCGCCTCAACGAGGAATAATCCGGCGGTCTATCCGCCGCTTGACCAACTGGGTCGATTGGAATGGATGAAGGATGTCGGCCGGGGGATCCGCCTCTATGACCGGGCCTGGACGGAGCTAAAAATGCAGTGA
- a CDS encoding TolC family protein — MFQFRNRRKDGSCPSALSRGLWLVIGLLGLGLLGGGIAQATEPTPAKTTPFSPPVARLDLSEAMALFLKQNLDLLIARYGIESSKGQQITARLFPNPVAQVGNVASFTQGNTLAKTGALTMQVQQLFELAGKRGYRIESAGFGVQSAEADFEDAVRQLGFTIKDAYYRVLVAQRRLSLAEENRDRFARILDVNTIRFKKGYIAEVDLIRIRLQVVDFQSQVIEAIQEGESARADLRQLLRLSPASKLELTTEMDYRRVDPDMERLRSVALDVRPDIKSRRATLSQREADLKLAKAFRIPDVTIGAGYSVQGSRGPDNQQMGILNLGVPLPLFNRNQGGIVQAEVGVQAAQAELDRTVNQVENQVDVAYRNLLQSRRLVEAYLAGVLEDARSTFTIVERAYERGGATILDLLDAARTSRTIQQNFIEALFTYQRNLFQLESSVGQEITS, encoded by the coding sequence ATGTTCCAATTCAGAAATCGCCGGAAGGACGGCTCCTGTCCATCGGCTTTGAGTCGTGGGCTCTGGCTGGTGATCGGCCTGCTAGGTCTTGGTCTGCTTGGTGGCGGGATTGCGCAGGCGACTGAGCCGACTCCGGCCAAGACGACCCCTTTTTCTCCGCCGGTGGCCCGTCTGGACCTGTCCGAGGCGATGGCCTTGTTCCTGAAGCAGAACCTGGATTTATTGATCGCCAGGTATGGCATCGAGTCCAGCAAAGGACAACAGATTACCGCACGGCTCTTTCCGAATCCGGTGGCGCAGGTGGGAAACGTGGCTTCGTTTACGCAGGGCAATACGCTGGCTAAAACCGGCGCCCTCACCATGCAGGTGCAGCAATTGTTTGAATTGGCCGGCAAGCGCGGCTACCGCATCGAAAGCGCCGGCTTCGGGGTGCAGTCGGCGGAAGCGGATTTTGAAGATGCCGTCCGGCAGTTGGGGTTCACGATCAAGGACGCCTACTATCGAGTGTTGGTGGCACAGCGCCGGTTGTCTCTGGCCGAAGAAAACCGAGACCGATTTGCGCGTATTCTGGACGTCAATACGATCCGTTTTAAGAAGGGCTACATTGCCGAAGTCGATCTGATCCGAATTCGTCTCCAGGTGGTGGATTTCCAATCTCAAGTGATCGAGGCGATTCAGGAGGGCGAGTCCGCCCGAGCCGATCTCCGGCAACTGCTGCGGCTCTCTCCGGCGTCGAAGCTGGAGCTGACGACCGAAATGGACTACCGGCGCGTGGATCCCGACATGGAACGGCTCAGGTCGGTGGCCCTGGATGTCCGCCCCGATATCAAGAGCCGGCGGGCGACTCTGTCGCAACGAGAGGCGGATCTCAAACTGGCCAAAGCCTTTCGGATTCCGGATGTGACGATCGGCGCAGGTTATTCGGTGCAGGGCTCGCGAGGTCCCGACAACCAGCAGATGGGAATCCTAAATCTCGGAGTGCCCCTGCCGTTATTCAATCGGAACCAAGGCGGGATCGTCCAGGCTGAAGTCGGCGTGCAGGCCGCGCAGGCTGAATTGGATCGCACGGTGAATCAGGTGGAAAACCAGGTGGATGTGGCCTACCGCAATCTCCTCCAGAGTCGCCGGCTGGTGGAAGCCTATCTGGCGGGAGTCCTGGAAGATGCCCGTTCCACCTTCACCATCGTTGAACGCGCCTATGAGCGGGGAGGCGCCACGATTTTGGATCTCCTCGACGCCGCGCGGACGTCCCGGACAATCCAACAGAATTTCATCGAGGCCCTCTTTACCTATCAGCGGAACCTGTTTCAATTGGAGAGTTCGGTCGGGCAGGAGATTACCTCATGA
- a CDS encoding efflux RND transporter periplasmic adaptor subunit — protein sequence MISGARPIAGMAAALSLWACSQTQEPASSKPPVTPEHVAVESPPQSTGQIETAVVDFKPIQPELVLVGKVAYGEDRYSKISSPLQGRVVEVRAKLGDHVEAGATLLVIDSSDITAAYSEFVKEASELEYSTRAQELAKELFATKALALKDLKQAENDLIKARAEFRRAKERLLSLRIPAQELEKPLAQQRITSRFEMKSPLTGTVVERAVTPGQSVGSDAGQVLFTVADLDRLQVVADVYERDLALVKVSQVGRINVEAYPGTDFASVVASIGDVVDPNTRTIKVRAWVDNRDQRLKPEMFARLRLDVGDATPFLTIPKEAVVEIDGKHFVYVVDTPQHYEKREVLVSNVSGGQVRILEGLTSGQRIVIKGAVLVKGQEAR from the coding sequence ATGATCTCTGGGGCGAGGCCGATCGCAGGAATGGCCGCGGCGCTGTCGCTGTGGGCTTGTAGCCAAACGCAGGAACCAGCGTCTTCGAAGCCACCCGTCACCCCGGAACATGTTGCCGTTGAGTCTCCGCCACAGTCCACGGGGCAGATCGAAACGGCCGTGGTGGATTTCAAACCCATCCAACCCGAGCTGGTCCTGGTCGGCAAGGTGGCCTACGGCGAAGACCGGTATTCGAAAATTTCCTCTCCGCTGCAAGGACGTGTGGTGGAGGTGCGGGCCAAGCTGGGCGACCACGTGGAGGCCGGCGCGACGTTGCTGGTCATCGACAGTTCCGATATTACCGCCGCCTATTCGGAGTTCGTGAAAGAAGCCTCCGAGTTGGAGTACTCCACGCGGGCGCAGGAACTTGCGAAGGAATTGTTTGCCACCAAGGCTTTGGCCCTGAAGGACCTCAAGCAGGCCGAGAACGATTTGATCAAAGCGCGGGCTGAATTCCGGCGAGCGAAAGAGCGGTTGTTGTCCTTGCGCATTCCGGCTCAAGAGTTGGAGAAGCCGCTCGCTCAACAGCGTATTACCTCGCGCTTCGAGATGAAGAGTCCCTTGACCGGCACCGTGGTCGAGCGGGCCGTCACTCCTGGGCAGTCTGTCGGCAGTGACGCCGGCCAGGTCTTATTCACGGTGGCCGATCTGGATCGGTTGCAGGTCGTGGCCGATGTCTATGAGCGGGACCTCGCCTTGGTGAAAGTCAGTCAGGTGGGACGTATCAATGTGGAGGCCTATCCGGGGACCGATTTCGCTTCCGTCGTGGCGTCGATCGGGGATGTCGTCGATCCGAACACCCGTACCATCAAAGTTCGGGCCTGGGTCGACAATCGCGATCAGCGCCTCAAGCCGGAAATGTTTGCTCGGCTGAGGCTGGACGTCGGTGATGCGACGCCGTTCCTGACGATTCCCAAAGAGGCGGTCGTCGAGATCGACGGGAAACATTTCGTCTATGTGGTGGATACGCCTCAGCACTACGAGAAGCGCGAGGTACTGGTGTCGAACGTCTCCGGTGGCCAGGTTCGCATTCTGGAGGGGTTGACGTCCGGTCAGCGCATTGTGATCAAGGGCGCGGTGTTGGTGAAGGGACAAGAGGCGAGGTAA
- a CDS encoding CusA/CzcA family heavy metal efflux RND transporter, whose protein sequence is MIVRIVELSLVQRFLVCALGFTLLFGGLYAFQQLDIVAYPDPSPPMVEVITQFPGWSAEEIERQITVPIEVALNGMPGLTDIRSLSIFGLSDVKIYFDFGTQYFFDRQEVINRLATVSLPQNVQPALSPWWAIAEIYRYELAGDGKTSLTDLKTIQDWQVRREFRRVPGIIDVTAFGGTTQEYHVDIDPGKLISYQVSLAQVMEALTNSNANVGGNYLTVGAQNYNIRGLGLINGLADIENVMVAAKEGTPIFVKTLGTVSVGHRVRLGKVGIDDHDDVVEGVILLQRGYKALSVLERVRDKVEELNKWKLPEGVKIKTFYDRTALIHTTVETVTDILISGMVLVFVILFVFLGHFRASLIVALTIPMSLLFTFTMMVMIGQSANLISLGSIDFGIIVDATLVMVESIFFHLGHDRRLGLTVPQQIVRAARQVGQPIFFSTAIIVVAFIPLFTMTGVPGKIFAPMSITYGFALFGALLMAFTLAPVLCSLLLTGVVKEEDTRFVGAIRRTYLAVLQWALRHNVKVIGAALVLLVGAFGALQFIGGEFMPALEEGNLWVRATMPVDISYDEAARLAGEIRQMFRQSPEVVTIVSQLGRPDDGTDPTSFFNAEFLANLKPQKEWRPGLSKDQLVEEIEARLKVIPGIVFNFSQVIQDNVEEAMSGVKGENSIKLFGNDLKTMEAKAVEVEAVMKGVRGVKDLGIFRLVGQPNLLIQVDREASARYGLRVSDVNAVVQAAVGGQGVTQVFEGERLFDLVVRFLPEFRRDAETIGNILVSTPDGARIPLKQVATIRTQTGAFIIYRENNERYIPIKFSVRDRDLESTVKEAQAKMATAVSLPERYRLEWAGQYDQLTAEQKRLTMIVPVSLVIILFLLYTTFNSLTNALLVLVTVPFALIGGIFSLVFTGTHFSISAAVGVISTLGVAILGGVLLISRIEDFRLNGLDLREAVLKGADVQMRPILMATLAAAIGLLPAALATGIGSQAQQPLARVVVGGMLTAAVLILVVLPVLYEVVHRRTASTRTVERGQEPTVPYS, encoded by the coding sequence ATGATCGTGCGAATCGTCGAGCTCTCGCTCGTCCAGCGTTTCCTGGTCTGTGCGCTCGGGTTCACTCTTCTCTTCGGCGGGCTCTATGCCTTCCAACAGCTCGACATCGTTGCCTATCCGGACCCTTCGCCTCCGATGGTGGAGGTGATCACCCAGTTCCCCGGTTGGTCCGCGGAAGAAATCGAACGGCAAATCACGGTTCCCATCGAGGTCGCCTTAAACGGCATGCCGGGCCTCACCGATATCCGTTCGCTCTCGATTTTCGGGTTAAGCGACGTGAAGATCTATTTCGATTTCGGGACGCAGTACTTTTTTGACCGGCAGGAAGTCATCAATCGTCTGGCCACCGTCAGTCTTCCTCAAAACGTGCAACCGGCTCTGTCGCCTTGGTGGGCGATCGCGGAGATCTACCGCTACGAACTGGCCGGCGACGGAAAGACGAGCCTGACGGACCTCAAGACGATTCAGGATTGGCAGGTTCGGCGCGAGTTCCGTCGCGTCCCGGGCATCATCGATGTGACGGCCTTCGGAGGAACGACGCAGGAATATCACGTCGATATCGATCCCGGGAAATTGATCAGCTATCAGGTCAGTCTGGCGCAGGTCATGGAGGCCTTGACGAACAGTAACGCCAACGTCGGCGGCAATTACCTGACAGTGGGCGCTCAAAACTACAATATCCGTGGCCTGGGGCTGATCAACGGTCTGGCGGACATTGAAAATGTGATGGTGGCCGCAAAGGAAGGCACTCCCATTTTCGTGAAGACGCTGGGAACCGTGTCGGTGGGGCATCGGGTGCGGTTGGGCAAGGTCGGAATCGACGACCACGACGACGTGGTGGAAGGAGTGATTCTCCTGCAGCGCGGGTACAAGGCGCTGTCCGTCCTGGAGCGGGTGCGGGACAAGGTCGAGGAGCTGAATAAGTGGAAATTGCCGGAAGGGGTGAAGATCAAGACCTTCTATGACCGGACCGCTCTGATCCATACCACGGTTGAAACGGTCACTGACATTTTGATCAGCGGCATGGTCCTCGTGTTCGTGATCCTGTTCGTCTTTCTCGGGCATTTCCGTGCGTCGCTCATTGTGGCGCTGACGATTCCCATGTCGTTGCTGTTTACGTTCACGATGATGGTGATGATCGGGCAGTCGGCCAACCTTATTTCACTCGGCTCGATCGATTTCGGCATCATCGTTGATGCGACGCTGGTGATGGTGGAGAGTATTTTTTTCCATCTCGGCCATGATCGCCGTTTGGGTCTCACCGTGCCGCAACAAATTGTGCGCGCCGCGCGCCAGGTGGGCCAGCCGATTTTCTTTTCCACGGCCATCATCGTCGTGGCGTTCATTCCCCTGTTCACGATGACCGGGGTACCGGGAAAGATCTTCGCGCCGATGTCCATCACCTATGGTTTTGCCCTCTTTGGCGCGCTGCTCATGGCGTTTACGCTGGCGCCGGTGCTCTGCTCCCTTCTGTTGACGGGTGTGGTGAAGGAAGAAGATACGCGGTTTGTCGGTGCGATTCGCCGGACCTATCTGGCGGTGTTGCAATGGGCTCTGCGCCACAACGTGAAAGTGATCGGCGCGGCGCTGGTGCTGCTGGTCGGGGCATTCGGGGCGCTGCAATTCATCGGTGGAGAATTCATGCCGGCACTGGAGGAGGGGAATCTGTGGGTCCGCGCGACCATGCCGGTCGATATTTCCTACGACGAGGCTGCTCGCTTGGCCGGAGAAATCCGGCAGATGTTCAGGCAGTCGCCCGAGGTGGTCACGATCGTCTCTCAGCTCGGGAGACCCGACGATGGAACCGACCCCACGAGTTTTTTCAACGCGGAGTTCCTCGCGAATCTGAAGCCGCAGAAGGAGTGGCGGCCGGGGCTGAGCAAGGACCAGTTGGTGGAGGAGATCGAGGCGCGGCTAAAAGTCATTCCCGGGATTGTCTTCAACTTTTCGCAAGTCATTCAAGACAATGTGGAAGAGGCCATGTCCGGCGTGAAGGGAGAGAACTCCATTAAGCTTTTCGGCAACGACCTGAAGACCATGGAAGCGAAGGCGGTCGAGGTCGAAGCGGTGATGAAGGGCGTGCGAGGCGTGAAGGATTTGGGAATTTTCCGCTTGGTCGGACAGCCCAATCTGTTGATCCAGGTGGATCGGGAGGCCAGTGCCCGCTATGGACTGCGAGTCTCCGATGTCAATGCGGTCGTACAGGCGGCGGTGGGAGGGCAGGGAGTAACCCAGGTGTTCGAGGGGGAGCGACTCTTCGATTTGGTCGTCCGCTTTCTGCCCGAATTTCGACGGGATGCCGAAACGATCGGAAATATTCTCGTGAGTACGCCGGATGGTGCGCGGATCCCTTTAAAACAGGTGGCGACGATCAGAACGCAGACCGGCGCGTTCATTATTTATCGGGAAAACAACGAACGCTATATTCCCATCAAGTTCAGCGTGCGCGATCGCGACCTCGAGAGCACAGTGAAGGAGGCGCAAGCGAAGATGGCCACAGCGGTTTCGCTCCCGGAGCGGTATCGGCTTGAATGGGCCGGCCAGTACGATCAATTGACGGCCGAACAGAAACGGCTGACCATGATCGTGCCGGTAAGTCTCGTGATCATCCTCTTTCTCCTCTATACGACGTTCAACTCGCTTACGAATGCGCTCTTGGTGCTGGTCACGGTTCCCTTTGCGTTGATCGGAGGCATTTTCTCGCTGGTCTTTACTGGTACCCATTTCAGCATTTCTGCGGCGGTGGGTGTGATTTCGACGCTGGGAGTAGCGATTCTCGGAGGAGTCCTGTTAATCTCACGTATCGAGGATTTTCGTCTCAACGGGCTGGATTTGCGCGAGGCTGTGTTGAAGGGCGCGGATGTGCAGATGCGCCCGATTCTCATGGCGACACTGGCGGCGGCCATCGGGTTGCTCCCGGCGGCCTTGGCCACCGGGATCGGTTCGCAGGCGCAACAACCGCTGGCCCGGGTGGTGGTGGGCGGGATGCTCACGGCGGCCGTGCTGATCCTTGTCGTATTGCCGGTATTGTATGAAGTCGTGCATCGTCGCACGGCGAGCACGCGAACGGTCGAACGGGGCCAGGAACCGACCGTTCCATATTCATGA